The Eubacterium maltosivorans genome includes the window ACATCCGGCTGAACATCTATCGTTGCCTTTAGGAGCATCATCGTTTCAGCGCCAGCCTGTCCATCTAAATCTTTGGCGTCCGATAGCGAGCCGCCGGTCCTGAATGGCAGGCCGTAGTAATCTGCCAACGCGGCGGTTCCGTAAGCAATCAAGGCTGTCTCGGGTGTACCAATCGTCAGCTGCAGTGTTTTTAAATCGGAGGAGCCCGATGTATTGCCATAGACAAAGCCGGTTCCGGGCCGTATCAGCTGGATGAGCACAAGACCAGCCAATATTTCTGCATTGTTCATTGAAAGAATGCCTGCAACAGAAGGTGGGCCGGTCAATACAGGCATTGCACAAGGCGATAAAATCAACGGCTGATTTTCATCACAGGCGGCGAATATCTTTTCGACCGGCGCGCTGTCATAGGTCAAGGGCGACAGCACGTTTAAGCTTCGATAGCATACGTACTGGTCCCTGATCCCTTCAAATTCCTTAATCAGCTGAATGCCCTTCCGCGTCAAATCATAAACAGCCTCAGGGTCCAGCCCTAACGTCATCTCATTGGCGTTTATATGGCTTTTTCCCGAATATTTTAAGTCCATGGCATAAACGCCAAACACCTTTTCTTCCGCCGTAAATTTCTGAGCGTCTGGAAACTGGTTTAGCACAGCAGAGTCGATAACCGGGCTCATGACTCCCATTTTAAATTGATTGATATTGTCCTCGTTTGTCGTCTTACGAATTTTGTCCCCATCCTGAATATAAATATTGGACGCCAGCGCAATCTTCATCATGCTGCCGCCGCCAATTTCCATATCCTTATAGGAGTTGGAATAAATCATGAATTTCCGGGGCGCTGT containing:
- a CDS encoding trimethylamine methyltransferase family protein encodes the protein MKAYEKYISKESVEKVHENTLKILSEIGINFENTRALEVFKKHGARVEGDTVFIDEKMLETALKTAPRKFMIYSNSYKDMEIGGGSMMKIALASNIYIQDGDKIRKTTNEDNINQFKMGVMSPVIDSAVLNQFPDAQKFTAEEKVFGVYAMDLKYSGKSHINANEMTLGLDPEAVYDLTRKGIQLIKEFEGIRDQYVCYRSLNVLSPLTYDSAPVEKIFAACDENQPLILSPCAMPVLTGPPSVAGILSMNNAEILAGLVLIQLIRPGTGFVYGNTSGSSDLKTLQLTIGTPETALIAYGTAALADYYGLPFRTGGSLSDAKDLDGQAGAETMMLLKATIDVQPDVIYHTIGTMGTFNVLSLEKFIMDEEIIGMLERERSGIDCSEEKLCFDAIRKVGPRGTFLKGRTPKMYREEFYRAALFNKEDPNQWQNEGSVSIKEKARAEVKKRLEAYEAPERTKDQCKLLDAFIPQIYREGI